One segment of Desulfobacterales bacterium DNA contains the following:
- a CDS encoding rod shape-determining protein: protein MFSPLNAILGWLSNDLAIDLGTANTLVYMKGKGIVLREPSVVAIRTDARANKVLAVGKEAKMMVGRTPGNIVATRPIKDGVIADFEVTEAMLRYFINKVHNRRTFVHPRIIISVPSGITQVEKRAVKESAESAGARAIYLIEEPMAAAIGAGLPITEPTANMIVDIGGGTTEVAVISLAGIVYAKSVRTAGDKMDEAILQYIKRKHNMAIGERSAEQIKITIGDVMPDEPYQTMDIKGRDLVSGVPKTLTINSAEIRTAIAEQVDAIIDAVKMALELTPPELSADIVDQGIMLTGGGALLRNLDKRLNKETGLPIIIADDPLSSVVLGSGKALDNIDILKEVMINW, encoded by the coding sequence ATGTTCTCTCCACTGAACGCAATACTTGGCTGGCTGTCCAACGATCTGGCCATTGATCTGGGCACGGCAAACACCCTGGTGTACATGAAGGGCAAGGGCATCGTCCTCAGGGAACCCTCGGTGGTCGCCATCCGCACCGACGCCCGGGCAAACAAGGTATTGGCCGTGGGCAAGGAGGCCAAGATGATGGTCGGCCGGACCCCTGGCAATATCGTCGCCACCCGGCCGATCAAGGACGGGGTCATTGCCGACTTCGAAGTCACCGAGGCCATGCTCCGCTATTTCATCAACAAGGTGCATAACCGCCGCACCTTTGTCCACCCCCGGATAATCATCAGCGTGCCTTCGGGCATCACCCAGGTGGAAAAACGGGCGGTCAAGGAATCGGCTGAATCGGCCGGAGCCCGGGCCATCTATCTTATCGAAGAGCCGATGGCCGCGGCAATCGGCGCCGGACTGCCGATCACCGAACCCACCGCCAACATGATCGTGGATATCGGCGGCGGCACCACCGAGGTGGCGGTGATCTCCCTGGCCGGGATCGTCTACGCCAAGTCGGTACGGACCGCCGGCGACAAGATGGACGAGGCGATCCTGCAGTACATCAAGCGCAAGCACAACATGGCGATCGGCGAGCGATCGGCCGAACAGATCAAGATCACCATCGGCGACGTGATGCCCGACGAACCCTACCAGACCATGGATATCAAGGGCCGGGATCTGGTCTCCGGGGTGCCCAAGACCCTGACCATCAACTCGGCGGAGATCCGTACCGCCATTGCCGAACAGGTGGATGCGATTATCGATGCGGTGAAAATGGCCCTGGAACTGACCCCGCCGGAGCTGTCCGCCGACATCGTTGACCAGGGAATCATGCTCACCGGCGGCGGCGCGCTGCTGCGCAACCTTGACAAACGGCTGAACAAGGAGACCGGGCTGCCGATCATCATTGCCGACGATCCGCTCTCCTCGGTGGTGCTCGGCTCGGGCAAGGCCCTGGACAACATCGATATCCTGAAAGAGGTCATGATCAACTGGTAA
- the mreC gene encoding rod shape-determining protein MreC — MRKQHGRQRPGQYKVLLYGALLTLILILIISTVGRQEFGSSHKFSLELIGPLQSMVSRATDFSRELWQDYYALLDVRDENKRLRTELQKAQERNNQYREAAATNEGLRRLLHFKESLPLPTLTARIIGKDPSLWFRTIIVDRGSKDGLAKGMPAATAAGIVGEVLGTSPNYAKILLATDPNSAIDVLLQRGRTRGILKGQGSDRYRLHYVMKNADVVKGDRVVTSEMGGIFPQGLLVGTVSRVYQDQRSMFQEIEVEPAVDFSRLENVIIIMKKNSPAQ, encoded by the coding sequence ATGAGGAAACAACATGGCAGACAACGCCCCGGACAGTATAAGGTACTGCTTTACGGGGCCCTGCTCACCCTGATCCTGATCCTGATCATCTCCACCGTGGGAAGACAGGAGTTCGGTTCCTCCCATAAATTCTCCCTGGAACTGATCGGGCCGCTCCAGTCGATGGTTTCCCGGGCCACTGATTTCAGCCGTGAACTCTGGCAGGACTATTACGCCCTGCTTGACGTCCGTGACGAGAACAAACGACTCCGGACCGAGTTACAAAAGGCCCAGGAACGGAACAACCAGTACCGGGAGGCCGCCGCGACCAACGAAGGTCTGCGCCGGCTGCTCCACTTCAAGGAATCACTACCCCTGCCCACCTTGACCGCCCGGATCATCGGCAAGGACCCCTCCCTCTGGTTCCGGACCATCATCGTTGACCGCGGCAGCAAGGACGGGCTGGCAAAGGGAATGCCCGCGGCCACGGCGGCAGGGATCGTCGGCGAGGTCCTCGGCACCTCGCCCAACTATGCCAAGATCCTCCTGGCCACCGACCCGAACAGCGCCATTGACGTGCTGCTCCAGCGCGGCCGGACCCGCGGCATTTTAAAGGGCCAGGGCAGCGACCGCTACCGGCTGCACTATGTGATGAAGAACGCGGACGTGGTCAAGGGCGACCGGGTGGTGACCTCGGAAATGGGCGGGATCTTTCCCCAGGGATTGCTGGTGGGCACGGTTTCCAGGGTGTACCAGGACCAGCGCTCCATGTTTCAGGAGATCGAGGTCGAGCCGGCCGTTGATTTCAGCCGGCTGGAAAACGTCATTATCATCATGAAAAAAAATTCTCCGGCCCAATAG
- the mreD gene encoding rod shape-determining protein MreD: protein MSVLVFLLIGVLLLVIQTSLLPVLPTWLGRPEFTFLLIVFIPSRLDLVRGAVVVFFIGLLTDIFSGIFLGLYPITYLLIFFTLKTLYRYMAINDSLYRAPVAAAAYLLGSGLMFVAATVFGPGGSPEWSWGPLLLQTLMIAILAMPCFTLFDYCWQRTTTRPKTRWSLFNKKQNHNRFRT from the coding sequence ATGTCCGTTCTGGTCTTTCTCCTTATCGGGGTTCTGCTGCTGGTCATCCAGACCTCGCTACTGCCGGTGCTGCCGACCTGGCTGGGGCGGCCGGAGTTCACCTTTCTGCTCATCGTCTTCATCCCCTCGCGACTGGACCTGGTCCGGGGGGCGGTGGTGGTTTTTTTCATCGGGCTGTTGACGGATATCTTTTCCGGGATATTCCTGGGTCTCTATCCCATCACCTATCTGCTGATTTTCTTCACCCTGAAGACACTGTACCGTTATATGGCGATCAATGATTCCCTTTACCGGGCCCCGGTGGCAGCGGCCGCCTATCTCCTGGGCAGCGGACTGATGTTCGTCGCGGCCACTGTTTTCGGCCCGGGCGGCAGCCCTGAATGGTCCTGGGGGCCGCTTCTGCTCCAGACGCTGATGATCGCCATCCTGGCCATGCCCTGCTTCACCCTGTTCGACTATTGCTGGCAGCGGACAACGACCAGACCCAAAACCCGCTGGTCCCTGTTCAACAAAAAGCAGAACCACAACCGGTTCCGCACCTGA
- the mrdA gene encoding penicillin-binding protein 2 translates to MKFKRRRIDARIYRVDEEELTNLKRRTDIAAMVIISLLALIIARLWFLQIHSGPLYKQLADTNRVRVLDIPAPRGNILDRNEKIIVTNRPSFNLVWNKEDTPDPEAMIQRLSRITGVDIAVFLERIRAAADLPRHIPVTLKEDIPWHTLAAVENNHLELPGIRIVALPIRDYPHQDLAGHLIGYLAEINPKELKEKQWDNYGRGDQIGKMGIEKLFEEYLRGEKGRQYMEVNAQGFEQRRLKGIGALPGNDIQLTIDLDLQAVAEQAMVGKAGAVVAMEVDSGRVLALASSPTLPLHQFLGGISSKNWRALLNNPLHPLINKPIMGQYPPGSTYKIVTALAGLSEGIVTPDTVFYCSGSLEFGNRRYGCWKKNGHGPVNLNRALVESCDVYFYQVGQRLGVDLLARYAEGFGLGRKTGIKLEHEKEGLVPTTSWKKRRKKVAWQKGETLSIAIGQGFNLTTPLQICRMTAAGANGGTLYQPQLIELIQRADGTVAKQFSPVAEGRVAGNKRFLGLIDKALVGAVNDKHGTGRAARLEKITVAGKTGTAQVVRLSRYKDVAEEDVPYKYRDHAWFTCFAPADKPEIAVTVLVEHGGHGGSVAGPIAKQVLAEYFGIDLEPAPDMAEATH, encoded by the coding sequence ATGAAGTTCAAGAGAAGGCGGATTGACGCCAGAATATACCGGGTCGACGAAGAAGAGTTGACCAATCTCAAGCGCCGGACCGATATCGCCGCCATGGTGATCATCAGCCTGCTGGCGCTGATCATTGCCCGGCTCTGGTTCCTGCAGATTCACAGCGGCCCGCTTTACAAACAACTGGCCGACACCAACCGGGTCCGGGTCCTGGACATCCCCGCTCCCCGGGGCAATATCCTTGACCGCAATGAAAAAATCATCGTTACCAACCGCCCCTCTTTCAACCTTGTCTGGAACAAGGAAGACACCCCTGACCCGGAGGCGATGATCCAGCGTCTTTCCCGGATCACCGGCGTGGACATCGCTGTCTTTCTCGAACGGATCCGGGCCGCCGCCGATCTGCCCCGCCATATTCCCGTCACCCTTAAGGAGGACATCCCCTGGCATACCCTGGCCGCGGTGGAAAACAACCACCTGGAACTGCCCGGCATCCGGATAGTGGCCCTGCCCATCCGCGACTACCCGCACCAGGACCTTGCCGGCCACCTGATCGGTTACCTTGCCGAAATCAACCCAAAAGAACTGAAGGAAAAACAATGGGACAACTATGGGCGCGGCGACCAGATCGGCAAGATGGGGATAGAAAAACTGTTCGAGGAGTATCTGCGCGGTGAAAAGGGCAGGCAGTACATGGAGGTGAACGCCCAGGGCTTTGAACAGCGCCGCCTCAAGGGGATCGGCGCCCTGCCCGGCAACGACATCCAGTTGACCATTGATCTTGATCTCCAGGCCGTTGCCGAACAGGCCATGGTCGGCAAGGCCGGGGCAGTGGTGGCCATGGAGGTGGACAGCGGCCGGGTTCTGGCCCTGGCCAGTTCACCCACCCTGCCGCTGCATCAATTCCTGGGCGGCATCTCCAGCAAAAACTGGCGGGCACTGCTCAACAACCCCCTCCATCCCCTGATCAACAAACCGATCATGGGCCAGTACCCGCCCGGTTCCACCTACAAGATCGTCACTGCCCTGGCCGGGCTCTCCGAGGGGATCGTCACCCCTGACACCGTGTTCTACTGTTCCGGGTCCCTGGAGTTCGGCAACCGCAGGTACGGCTGCTGGAAAAAAAACGGCCACGGCCCGGTCAATCTCAACCGCGCCCTGGTCGAGTCATGCGATGTCTATTTTTACCAGGTCGGCCAACGGCTGGGCGTGGATCTCCTGGCCAGGTATGCCGAGGGCTTCGGCCTGGGCCGGAAGACCGGGATCAAACTGGAGCATGAAAAAGAAGGCTTGGTCCCCACCACGTCCTGGAAAAAAAGACGCAAAAAGGTGGCCTGGCAAAAGGGTGAGACCTTGTCAATTGCCATCGGCCAGGGCTTCAACCTGACCACCCCGCTGCAAATCTGCCGGATGACCGCGGCCGGCGCCAATGGCGGCACCCTCTACCAACCGCAGCTGATCGAGCTGATCCAGCGGGCGGACGGAACGGTTGCCAAACAGTTCAGCCCGGTTGCCGAGGGCCGGGTGGCGGGCAATAAACGTTTCCTGGGCCTGATCGACAAGGCCCTGGTCGGGGCGGTGAACGACAAACACGGCACCGGCCGGGCCGCCAGACTGGAGAAGATTACCGTGGCCGGCAAGACCGGCACCGCCCAGGTGGTTCGCCTGAGCCGGTACAAGGATGTGGCTGAAGAGGATGTCCCCTATAAATACCGGGACCATGCCTGGTTCACCTGCTTTGCCCCGGCGGACAAGCCGGAAATCGCGGTGACCGTGCTGGTGGAACACGGCGGTCATGGCGGTTCGGTTGCCGGCCCCATTGCCAAACAGGTGCTGGCCGAGTATTTTGGCATAGATCTGGAACCAGCCCCGGACATGGCCGAGGCGACCCATTAG
- the rodA gene encoding rod shape-determining protein RodA encodes MFRFDRRLLFNFDWVMLCVVAVIASMALINLYSSSYTGNGASAVFLKQLYFYLFGFGLILMMISFDYRSLLLWNYPLYTAVILLLLAALLLGGDVAHTQRWINLGFFRLQPSEPAKLMLVITLASYYYRKDTGKGFTLRELAVPALLTGLPFVLILKQPDLGTALMLGAIFVSMTLFVKLRWSTLATLGGGCLAAIPIGWKFFLKPYQRQRIETFLNPEADPMNSGYHIMQSKIAVGSGLKFGKGYLKGTQGHLHFLPERHTDFAFSVWAEEWGFAGSLFLVAIYFFMILWGLNIGISSRDKFGVLLAFGIVSLIFWQAIINLFMVMGLLPVVGIPLPLFSYGGSSLLTTLLGIGLLMNIRMRRFQGKG; translated from the coding sequence ATGTTTCGTTTTGATCGACGGCTGCTGTTTAATTTCGACTGGGTGATGCTCTGCGTGGTGGCGGTGATCGCCTCCATGGCCCTGATCAACCTCTACAGTTCCAGCTACACCGGCAACGGCGCCTCGGCGGTATTTCTCAAGCAGCTCTATTTCTATCTCTTCGGCTTCGGCCTGATCCTGATGATGATCAGCTTCGACTACCGCAGCCTGCTCCTCTGGAACTATCCGCTCTACACAGCGGTCATTCTTCTCCTCCTGGCCGCCCTGCTTCTCGGCGGCGACGTTGCCCACACCCAGCGCTGGATCAACCTCGGTTTCTTCCGGCTGCAACCCTCGGAACCGGCCAAGCTGATGCTGGTCATCACCCTGGCCAGCTACTATTACCGCAAGGATACCGGCAAGGGTTTCACCCTGCGCGAACTGGCGGTCCCGGCCCTCTTGACCGGCCTGCCCTTTGTCCTGATTCTCAAGCAGCCGGACCTGGGCACCGCCCTGATGCTGGGCGCGATCTTCGTCTCCATGACCCTGTTCGTCAAACTGCGCTGGTCCACCCTGGCCACCCTGGGCGGGGGCTGCCTGGCCGCCATTCCCATTGGTTGGAAATTCTTTTTAAAGCCCTATCAGCGGCAGCGGATCGAGACCTTTCTCAACCCGGAGGCAGACCCGATGAACAGCGGTTACCATATCATGCAGTCCAAGATCGCGGTGGGCAGCGGGCTCAAATTCGGCAAGGGCTATCTCAAGGGGACCCAGGGCCACCTCCACTTCCTGCCCGAACGGCATACCGACTTCGCCTTTTCGGTCTGGGCCGAGGAGTGGGGCTTTGCCGGCAGCCTCTTCCTGGTGGCGATCTACTTTTTCATGATCCTCTGGGGCCTGAATATCGGTATCTCCTCCCGGGACAAATTCGGGGTCCTGCTGGCCTTCGGCATTGTCTCGTTGATCTTCTGGCAGGCGATCATCAACCTGTTCATGGTCATGGGCCTGCTGCCGGTGGTGGGCATCCCCCTGCCCCTGTTCAGCTACGGCGGCTCGTCGCTCCTGACCACCCTGCTCGGGATCGGTCTGCTGATGAATATCCGAATGCGCCGTTTTCAAGGAAAAGGGTGA
- a CDS encoding LysM peptidoglycan-binding domain-containing protein has translation MKKIILFTSLALIVSLAAGPRTTLAKSDCGHRVVRGDTLWQISDTYLADPLLWPTIWRNNPEIKNPDLIFPEQMLRIPGQSTVCTKYQCVYQVVKGDTLWHISSIYLRDPMLWPRIWQSNPEIKDPDLIFPKQRIRVPCAEEKRTQAVAIPGIESSRPPLAPARPEPEKGLEIGPPAGTPGGPNPVLTQSEADSQTKTDVFGPGLGVVVKEPVVWGRVIGQDNGWSTAGANETLLIDSTGATVGQRYGVYRDLGQVRHPKTGKKMGHLVVEVGVVEVTALGSPSHTARIVSIFQEISSNDYLGPLPRQQVVPMPVDQLRPDLSGTVIALFNLRSVVAGRDILYLDRGAGDGLEPGDILYISKERNKKSAVRVIRVTDSTATAMVLPTTNGFVFPGDRLAAVP, from the coding sequence ATGAAGAAAATAATCCTCTTCACCAGCCTGGCCCTGATCGTATCCCTGGCCGCTGGCCCCCGCACCACCCTGGCCAAGTCTGACTGCGGCCATCGAGTGGTCAGGGGCGACACCCTCTGGCAGATCAGCGACACCTATCTCGCCGATCCGCTGCTCTGGCCGACGATCTGGCGGAACAACCCGGAAATAAAAAATCCCGACCTGATCTTTCCGGAACAGATGCTCAGGATTCCGGGCCAGAGCACTGTCTGCACCAAGTACCAATGCGTCTACCAGGTAGTCAAGGGCGATACCCTCTGGCATATCAGTTCCATCTACCTCCGCGACCCGATGCTCTGGCCGAGGATCTGGCAGAGCAATCCCGAGATCAAGGACCCGGACCTGATCTTTCCCAAACAACGGATCCGGGTGCCCTGTGCTGAAGAAAAAAGAACCCAGGCGGTTGCAATCCCTGGGATCGAATCCAGCCGGCCGCCCCTGGCCCCGGCCCGGCCGGAGCCGGAAAAAGGGCTGGAGATCGGACCGCCGGCCGGGACCCCGGGCGGTCCCAATCCGGTGCTCACCCAAAGCGAGGCTGACAGCCAGACCAAGACCGATGTCTTTGGCCCCGGGCTCGGGGTGGTGGTAAAAGAACCGGTGGTCTGGGGCCGGGTGATCGGCCAGGACAACGGCTGGAGCACGGCCGGGGCCAACGAAACGCTGCTCATCGACAGCACCGGCGCCACGGTCGGACAACGCTACGGCGTCTATCGGGACCTGGGCCAGGTCCGTCATCCCAAAACCGGAAAAAAGATGGGGCACCTGGTCGTCGAGGTGGGCGTGGTCGAGGTTACGGCCCTGGGATCACCAAGCCACACCGCCCGGATCGTATCGATCTTTCAGGAGATAAGCAGCAACGACTATCTCGGCCCGCTGCCCCGGCAACAGGTGGTACCGATGCCTGTTGATCAACTGCGGCCGGACTTGAGCGGCACGGTGATCGCCCTCTTTAACCTGCGTAGCGTTGTTGCCGGCCGCGACATCCTTTACCTGGACCGGGGCGCCGGGGACGGCCTGGAGCCGGGCGACATACTCTATATCAGCAAGGAACGGAACAAAAAAAGCGCGGTCCGGGTGATCAGGGTCACGGACAGCACCGCAACCGCCATGGTGCTGCCCACCACCAACGGGTTCGTGTTTCCCGGCGACCGGCTCGCCGCGGTGCCATGA
- the hemH gene encoding ferrochelatase, with translation MPPPIGVILLNLGGPEKPADVEPFLCNLFSDRKIIRLGPKLLQKPLARFIAHRRAPKSRAAYNLIGGGSPLARITAGQGQALAAQLKEYGEFQVVMAMRYWQPDGAVALGELVDAGISRAVALPLYPHYSVATTGSSIDDLRQAAARIAPGLELAEIREWPEQPDYVDCLAERITSGLAGIKAGPTRLVYSAHSLPRKFIDQGDPYLDQIRRTIAAVEKKTGKTGTLCFQSRSGPVRWLAPSTPETLERLARQGCRQVLMVPISFVSDHVETLYEIDILYRDLARSLGMELKRTGSLNLDPRFIRALRDLVLEAGKKKKWL, from the coding sequence ATGCCACCACCCATCGGCGTTATCCTGCTCAACCTGGGCGGGCCGGAAAAACCCGCGGATGTGGAGCCCTTTCTCTGCAACCTTTTTTCCGACCGCAAGATCATCCGCCTGGGGCCGAAATTACTGCAGAAGCCCCTGGCCCGGTTCATTGCCCATCGGCGGGCCCCGAAGAGCCGGGCCGCCTACAATCTCATCGGCGGCGGTTCGCCGCTGGCAAGGATCACCGCCGGCCAGGGACAGGCCCTGGCCGCGCAGCTCAAGGAATATGGCGAGTTCCAGGTGGTGATGGCCATGCGCTACTGGCAGCCGGATGGCGCCGTGGCCTTGGGCGAGCTGGTTGATGCCGGAATTTCCCGGGCCGTGGCCCTGCCCCTGTACCCCCATTATTCGGTGGCCACCACCGGTTCCTCAATCGACGATCTCCGGCAGGCCGCGGCCCGCATCGCCCCGGGCCTTGAATTGGCCGAGATCCGGGAATGGCCGGAGCAGCCCGACTATGTCGATTGCCTGGCCGAGCGGATCACCTCCGGTCTGGCCGGGATAAAGGCCGGGCCGACCCGGCTGGTCTACAGCGCCCACAGCCTGCCCAGGAAGTTCATTGACCAGGGTGATCCCTATCTGGACCAGATCCGGAGGACCATTGCCGCGGTGGAAAAGAAGACCGGCAAGACCGGCACCCTCTGCTTTCAGAGCCGGAGCGGGCCGGTGCGGTGGCTGGCCCCGTCAACCCCGGAGACCCTGGAACGGCTGGCCCGGCAAGGCTGCCGCCAGGTACTGATGGTGCCGATAAGTTTTGTCTCGGACCATGTCGAGACCCTGTACGAAATCGATATCCTCTACCGGGACCTGGCCCGGTCCCTGGGCATGGAACTGAAGCGGACCGGGTCGCTCAACCTCGATCCCCGGTTCATCCGGGCGCTGCGGGACCTGGTCCTGGAGGCGGGAAAGAAGAAGAAATGGCTGTGA
- a CDS encoding type II toxin-antitoxin system PemK/MazF family toxin, whose amino-acid sequence MPFPFTDKTAEKKRPALVLSDFESFNDPAENCVLAMITSVNNPDWPLDTPIGSLKKAGLPAPSKVRMKLFTLDSRLIIKRTGGLAARDRKAVKDNLKKLMCLQCPVSK is encoded by the coding sequence GTGCCTTTTCCCTTTACGGATAAAACCGCGGAGAAAAAGCGGCCGGCCCTGGTATTGTCTGATTTTGAGAGCTTTAACGATCCTGCTGAAAACTGTGTCTTGGCAATGATTACCAGTGTGAATAATCCCGATTGGCCGCTGGATACACCCATCGGAAGTTTAAAAAAGGCCGGCCTCCCGGCTCCCTCCAAGGTACGGATGAAACTTTTCACCCTGGACAGCCGCCTTATCATTAAAAGAACAGGTGGTCTTGCCGCCAGGGACCGGAAGGCCGTAAAGGACAACCTGAAAAAATTAATGTGTCTCCAGTGTCCGGTCAGCAAGTAG
- a CDS encoding type II toxin-antitoxin system PrlF family antitoxin translates to MEAVMSKLTSKSQATIPGKIRKLLGLRPGDAVAFEVTENQKVMIRKATPIDLEFAKALVGTFSEWSSQYDEEAYRDL, encoded by the coding sequence ATGGAAGCCGTAATGAGCAAACTTACCAGCAAAAGCCAGGCAACTATTCCTGGAAAGATCAGAAAACTTTTAGGGCTGCGGCCGGGCGACGCGGTAGCCTTTGAAGTTACTGAAAATCAAAAGGTTATGATCCGCAAGGCAACACCGATCGACCTCGAGTTTGCCAAGGCGCTTGTGGGTACGTTCTCCGAATGGTCGTCACAATACGACGAAGAGGCTTACCGTGACTTATAA